Proteins from a single region of Pyrus communis chromosome 6, drPyrComm1.1, whole genome shotgun sequence:
- the LOC137737408 gene encoding peroxidase 65-like, translating into MAFHSHSLFSLLTLVFLIPTLTATHAQLSENYYEQTCPKFHETVHHVVIEKQMATPTTAAAVLRLFFHDCVLEGCDASLLIASNSFNKAEKDAEINAAIPGDGFDMITRIKTALELQCPGIVSCSDILAAATRNLINMVGGPHYTLLFGRKDGLISRADRTEGHYAKASMTISELINLFASINLSVQDLVALSGAHTIGFSHCSEFANRIFKFSPTSEIDPALNRNYAEGLRKLCANHTTNPGMSAFNDVMTPGKFDNLYFQNLQRGLGLLATDHALGTDPRTKPFVDLYATNQAKFFEDFVQAIQRVSLMNVKTGNQGEVRRRCDAFNNLKT; encoded by the coding sequence ATGGCATTCCATTCCCATTCCCTTTTCTCCCTTCTCACCCTAGTATTTCTCATTCCCACCCTAACAGCGACCCATGCCCAACTCTCCGAAAACTATTACGAGCAAACATGCCCCAAATTCCACGAAACCGTCCACCATGTCGTCATCGAAAAGCAAATGGCCACCCCCACTACTGCCGCTGCCGTCCTTCGCCTCTTCTTCCACGACTGCGTCCTTGAAGGCTGCGATGCCTCCCTCCTGATCGCCTCCAACTCCTTCAACAAGGCGGAGAAGGACGCCGAGATCAACGCCGCCATCCCCGGCGACGGCTTTGACATGATCACCCGTATCAAGACCGCCCTGGAGCTCCAGTGCCCCGGCATCGTCTCCTGCTCCGACATCCTCGCCGCCGCCACCCGCAACCTTATCAACATGGTCGGGGGACCCCACTACACCCTCCTATTCGGCCGCAAGGACGGTCTCATCTCCCGGGCCGATCGCACGGAGGGCCACTACGCCAAGGCCAGCATGACCATCTCCGAGCTCATCAACCTCTTCGCCTCCATCAACCTCTCTGTCCAGGACCTCGTCGCCCTAAGCGGGGCCCACACCATCGGCTTCTCCCACTGCAGCGAGTTCGCCAACCGCATCTTCAAATTCAGTCCGACGTCGGAGATTGACCCCGCCCTCAACCGCAACTACGCGGAGGGGCTGAGGAAGCTATGCGCCAATCACACGACCAACCCCGGGATGTCGGCGTTCAACGACGTCATGACCCCGGGGAAGTTCGACAACTTGTATTTCCAAAACTTGCAAAGGGGGCTAGGGTTACTGGCGACAGACCATGCCCTGGGGACGGATCCTCGTACGAAGCCGTTCGTGGATCTCTATGCCACCAACCAGGCAAAGTTTTTCGAGGATTTCGTCCAGGCAATACAGAGGGTCAGCTTGATGAACGTGAAAACTGGGAACCAGGGCGAGGTCCGCCGCCGATGCGACGCCTTCAACAACCTCAAGACTtga